The following is a genomic window from Phaseolus vulgaris cultivar G19833 chromosome 6, P. vulgaris v2.0, whole genome shotgun sequence.
ctatcttgagAGACggttttgaatttaaatagtaattttgaattttaaaatttgaaaattcattcATTCTCTTTACCATATGTAACTTTTAATTAGGGTTCTCCACTATTTTATTAACCTACTCTTTAACtgtatactctttaacttctcattttaatgttattaagagaaattgtttttgaaaaataaaaaaatactaaagaaagagaataaaaaatgcGATACACACTACTCTTTAACTGTATACTCTTTAatttctcattttaatgttattaagagaatttgtttttgaaaaataaaaaaaatactaaagaaacagaaataaaaaatgcagatACACAGACACGCTGGTgcctgtgttcccgctagtattaataatgaaaattattaataataataattttgtatatatgtatatataacataacttaaagaatcataaaaaatattaatattatctaaataaattaatttaattaacaaaattaatttaaattaataaaatgaaaaataataaaattatacttccatttaaaattatatttaattatttttttgaattttatatatatatatatatatatatatttattttttataaatgaaactttaaattattttaattaattaaaataggtacaaaattaataattatttattctttttttatatataagggtaaacttgtaatcttataatttaccatattcaaaataatttaaaatagtctTACAACCATTACATCACTCATTCTTAACTCATATACACTAACAtaccctaatccaaacacacttaCTTTTTTTCGCACTTTCTTCTCATATTCTCATTCTCCCACACCCTTAATTTTTCACTCCCCAATGCAAACAAAGTTATTCCTAAAGTCATGTAATCTAATTATGAAAAAGAATTATTTTGCAATCTTTAAACTCCAAATCTTAAACACTCAACTTCTAAATATACTATACCACAAATTATAAATCCCCATCGCTAAATCCTAAAATCtcaacctaaaccctaaaccaacaTGTCATCttacaatatttataaaataataaaataattttaatttaaagtgAAGTCATGGGTAGAAATACGATCTCAggcaattataaaaaatattaagaaacaaTTTATACCATAAtgaaagaatgaaattaaaatgaGAGAAAGTAATAAGAagatatgtatttttattaaagtgTAGGTAAAATATAAGAGCGAATAATCTCCCCTAGACCAAAACCAAAACTTTCGTTGTGCTTAGTAATATAAAAGAAGTTACATAATGCTGCATTTAAAGGTTTGATAATCTGCGTCATCATCGCATTCACGGTCGGTTTGACAGAAGAAACCAACCCGATGAATTTGATGAGCGTGGTTAATCTGTTGAAGATGCAGTGTATGATTTGGCGTGGGAAGAAAGGCCAAATGAGAGAAGATGATTTATGAGATGGTTCCGATGACGCTGCTGAACGCAGAAGGGGCAGATTTCACCGGTGGCAAAGGAGGCATGTTTTTTTCAATGGAAGCAATGATGTCCAAGGCGATCCCTCCGAGCTTGAAAACGGCCTCGGAGTCCTCGTTGAACGGGATTTTGCCGTCCTGGAAGTTGTCCTGGCACGCAGCCTGGTAGGAGAGGACGGCGCTGAACTTGAACTTGGCGGTGACGACGTCCTTCCTGGCGATGGCTAACTTGGTTTCGGCAATGGCGTCGAGCATGTTGCTGTACTGCTCGTCGCACACACTGAGGGACTTCTTGGTGGACTTCTCGTTGTTATTTAGGGCTTCCAGCGACTTGATTTTTGTTAGGGCAGCTTTTACGCCTGTGAGGGTGGCGTCGACCTCCACGTTGAGCGCCTTTATGGGCTCCAGGGTGGTTTCCGAGACGTGGGGCTGGATTGTCTTCGAGCAGAGTGCAGGGTTTGTTGTTTTTTTGCAGAGTTCATTGAGGTCTTCGCGGAGTTCCTGATGGGTGACGTGGATGTCGCGGGTGGAGAGAACGGGTTTTGTGAGGAGGAGGGATGAGATGGTAATGAGAAGGGTGAGATAGGTTTTGGGAGTGAAATCCATTGTCTCTTCTCTGAGGAAGGTGTTTTGAAGATCAGAGACAAATGGAGAGAGACAGAGAGGTACCTGCGTTGCCTTGTCTTTCTACAGAGACACAGAGATCCCCCTTTTATACTGCATCAACAAATTCTTCATACTATAAAATGCTTGGTGCTCCTCAAACTTTGCTCTTTTCTgccttctctttctctcacaAATCTTCAAAAATAACCAACTCACAACTTCACCTTCTATTTTAACCATCACCAATAATAGCTTCACACTCTTAGGTTCCACGTTTCATCCAAAttatttagttaaatttaaatttgttaatcaataaagtttttatagatttagtatttgtgagtgatgttttgaaatacttatttatttattttcctaaaTTTTTTGGATGTTTgatgaataattaaatatataataatattgaagGCTCGAGTGTCATTTGAATAATTACTTTTGGTTTCTCGTACACAGCAAGAAATTGAAGTTTTCATAGTcgtttttctcttcttcttttcctGCAAAACCATTAATGATTCTTTTTATAATAAggatctttaaaaaaatattttagaaggGCATTATACCCTAAAATTTCAGCACACCATATTTGAACAATGTAAGTATGGGCGAATATGAtagaaatgaaagaaaatattaataatgttccATTAAAATGGAAAGAAATTGTAATGCCTGCTTTGTGTGATTTTATTTTGGAAAGAAATATTATCATCTAGATCAGTATGGGTATTAGCAATATGATGCTGACCAcattaaaaaatcaatataaaattgcTTCAGAGATCacattttataacttttatctTACAAATTTTGTGAAGTtaaattatgtataaatttatatattaaaataatgttagagttatttatattttattttaaattcattttttttttaaattattatatttatctcTATCGAATCCTATTAGATGATTCATAAacatataatttcataaaatgtTAATTCTTCTATATTGctagaaataaaattatatatatatatatatatatatatatatatatatatatatatatatataaacgaAATGCAATGTAGTTctataatatacacaataagctaatatattagtttttttctggttttattttaaaaattaagaaatattgtCATCCAGATTAATATGGTAATAATAGTAGGATGctgaatacattaaaaaaaaagtaaaagcttAACATGAAGTTagaatactaaaaaaaaattcaacatcCACTTAACAATtaactatattattattttaataaattttttattatttaattacaaatttatcttttattatatattttttattaaaactatCATATCAAAATTTTGTATACTACTTTTAAGtatcaaaataacttttttctAAATGTATCAGCAGAAATGGTTCCTAGAGGTACACCTGCCAAAAAAACTCTTAATTGACTTCACAACATTTTGGAGTCTTGTAATAACATTAAAGATTCCCCGACACCGAAAATAGTAACATACTttcatttaataacattttataatattataataatattttaaaataaaatgaaaatatatattaatttattgaattattAAATAGATATTTTTATACAGTATTAAAGTATCAGTTTTCTTGCAAATAATTACCCAAAAATATATGTGTCTAGATGTTAT
Proteins encoded in this region:
- the LOC137833135 gene encoding uncharacterized protein, encoding MDFTPKTYLTLLITISSLLLTKPVLSTRDIHVTHQELREDLNELCKKTTNPALCSKTIQPHVSETTLEPIKALNVEVDATLTGVKAALTKIKSLEALNNNEKSTKKSLSVCDEQYSNMLDAIAETKLAIARKDVVTAKFKFSAVLSYQAACQDNFQDGKIPFNEDSEAVFKLGGIALDIIASIEKNMPPLPPVKSAPSAFSSVIGTIS